In the Candidatus Ancaeobacter aquaticus genome, TAGTATCAACACTAAAAATTGTTCCTTTATTGTTCGCCCCCCCCCAACCCGTCATGCTATACATCGTGTTGCCAATCAGCGTTAAATCAGCTTGAGGCTGTCTTCCATCAGTTACACTTCCATCAAATTCGTGTAACAACGTAGCATCTGCACGTACCGATAAGGTACAAAGAAAAACGCTCAATAAGCATGCTCCAAAAATCAATTTTATAGTTTTCATTATTTCCCCTTCCTCTTATTACAAGGCAATGTTATTGAAGGAAAGCTTTTTGAACGTATACATGCGCAAGGATGAGGACGAGGCTAAGAAATATTTGGATGGACGGATTGATGAAGCCTTTGATAGCACTATCGATGTTTTTAAATCTCTCGCTCAAAGCTTTACGGATAAAATGCAATATATTCTAAACTGGTTTAGAAAGAAAATAAGTTCGGCAATATCCGAAGGATTTAATAATAAAATAAAAAGACTTAAACGGATGGCATATGGCTATAAAGATGTTGATTATTTTTGCTTAAAGATACATCAACATTACGGGCTGTTAAATCCGAAAATTTGTTAAATGTTTCCAAGTTATTCACGAAAGAACCTAATTTTCGTTGCAGTCCGCGTTACTTGCGGACCGCAACTGCTATCAATATTTTTATGGGTTAGTGATTATCTAACGAAGTCGGAGTCATCCGTTGCGCTCCACCTGTCATAGAATCGCGTGTTTGTGACTGCCGTTGATCCGGGCCGTATAGGTAGCGATTGTCTGTTTGATAATCAGTTCGCATATCTATTTCTATCTTTTCAGTAAATTTTTCGGCAGTTTCATCAGCTGTTTCAGTTTCTATGTCAGTCGATCTACGCGGCGCGTGCAA is a window encoding:
- a CDS encoding transposase, with the translated sequence MLLKESFLNVYMRKDEDEAKKYLDGRIDEAFDSTIDVFKSLAQSFTDKMQYILNWFRKKISSAISEGFNNKIKRLKRMAYGYKDVDYFCLKIHQHYGLLNPKIC